The Dissulfuribacter thermophilus nucleotide sequence GTATCCCATACTTGGACGATTTATGAGAAAAAAAATGGGGAAAAAGAATTTTGGTTTGTGGCCCCACTTTACTTCACAAACGAATGCAATTCCTGCCATGTTAAAAGTAATGAAATAATCAAAAAGGCAGTTTTTGGTTGTATTAGTATAAAACTGCCAGCAGAAAAGATTTTGAGCAGTATTAAACAGCGCTTTTTGACCAACCTTTTCTTATTCCTGACCACACTCTTTCTTGCAGTAGTTTTTTTGTGGGCCATGTTGACGAAATTGGTCCTCACTCCTCTGGACAAGCTCAGCCAGATTGCCCAAAAGGTGCGCGAAGGAGATCTCAAGGCCCGTGTTAAAATCGGGGTTAGTCCTGAGTGGGAATCAGTTGCTGAAAGCTTTAATGACATGATTACTGCCATAGAAGAGCAAAATGTCCGTTTGGAAAAGGCAGTTGAAGACGCAGTTTCACGGCTAAAGATCACCAATGAGGAACTTAAAAAGGCCAATGCCTATAAGTCTGCATTTTTCTCGAACATTACTCATGACCTAAAAACCCCTATCACCGCCATTAAAGGGGCGTCCGAGATCCTTGCCAAAAAGCTCCAAGGTAATCCCCAATTGTTGAGTTATGTGGACATCATTGCTAGAAATGTTCAAAAACTCTCAAAAATGGTACAGGACCTTCTAATATGTGCCAAACTAGAAAGCGGTCGCTCTGACCTACATTTTGAAGAAAATAATATTTGCGAAGTTATTGAAGACAGCATCCTTATGCTAATGCCAATTGCATGGGATAAGGAGGTAAAAATACACTATTCTGTCCCAGAAAAGCCCGTGCTTGTGAAATCTGACAGGGCCATGATTGATCAACTCTTTACCAACCTCATTTCAAATGCAATTAAATTTTCTCCAAAAGGAGAGACTGTTGACGTCACATTAGAAGTGATGGAAAATAAATGTAAGATTTTTGTTGAGGATGCCGGACCTGGAATTCCTGAAGACGATTGGGAAAAGGTGTTTCAAAAATTTTATCGAGCAAAAGGGGCTACATCTCAGGAAGGAATGGGCCTTGGCTTGGCTATATCAAAATTCATTGTAGATGCCCACAAAGGGGAAATCAGAGTTTCTAGGTCCAAGAGGGGGGGAACTCTAGTGACTGTAACACTTCCAATAAAAAGCTCGGAACACTTTTAAAAGTTTTGAGTTTTGAGTTTTGAGTTGAGGGTAAGTACCTTAGAGTAAGACATTGAACTCAATAATGGGAGAAAAAAATGACTAATTGGCCTTCGGGGGCAAAGATCTTAGTAGTTGAAGATGACAAGGACATACTCACAGTTTTAAAAGACCAGCTTGAACTCGATGGTTTTGATGTAAAGACCGCTTTGAACGGAAAAGCAGCATTAGAGGTCTTTATTCAATATAATCCTGACCTTATACTCCTGGATCTCAATCTACCTGATATAGACGGCCTAAGGGTTTGCCAAAAAATTCGCACACATACGCAGGAAACTGCTGTAATCATGCTTACAGCAAGAGATAGATTATGTGACAAGGTACGGGGATTTGAGACAGGTTGCGACGATTATATTGTTAAGCCTTTTGAATATCTAGAATTACAGGCAAGAATAAAGGCAGTTCTTAGACGAAAATCTAGCACTGTGGCCAAGCGTGACGTAATGGATTTTGGAACAATAAAAATTTTTCCTCAAAGAAGGGAAGTCAAAGTACAAGGAAGCCCCATTAAACTCACAAAAAAAGAATACGATCTCCTGGAACTCTTTGCAGCACACCCCAATAAGGTACTGAAACGCGAATTTATCATATCAGAACTCTGGCCTAACAAAGAACTATATTCTTGGAGCAGGGCACTAGATGTCCATATTCTTAGACTTAGGCACAAGATTGAACCGGATCCTGAATGCCCTCGTTATATCATTACACATCCTGGAGTTGGCTATAGATTTAGGACTGACGAAAGCCAGGAAGAAGGCCTTTCGTCCACCTGAAGCCTAGAACTTTAGTTGGACATGCATCTACGCATTCTCCGCAATTCCAGCAGTAGGGAAGTGTTGTTTCGCCATCCGCAGGGGAAAGCCCTATGGGGCAGGCCCTTTTACAGAGTCCACATTTTTTACAATTTTCTCGGTTCTGATGAACCAATAACCTTCTTCTTGAACCTATTAAGGCAAGAAGCCCACCAAGAGGACACATATATCTACAAAAAAAACGCCTGGTTACGAAAAAGTGAAGTAGTAGCACTATTATGACTAATACCCCTTCAATGGCAAGTGTGTGGAGAAAGACCGCCATCATGATCTCTCGTCCAACAAGTCCTGGCGGAGACAAAAAGACAAAAAACGGGGCTCCTGCAATAAGTGCAAGCAAAATGTCTCCAATTAGTGCAAACCACAAAAGCCATTTTGGAAAAACCAGATGATCCTTAAAGAACCTAGTCTTACTAAATGGCCTTTTTATGACATCTAAGGTCTCTGATAAAAAACTTATGGGACATATCCAGCTACAAAATACCCTCCCCAACAAAGAGGCTAAAACGACAGGAAGTAACATTCCAACTACAAGAGGTGCATAAATGGATTTTGACAAAAGAATGCTTTCAAGACCTTCGAGGGGAGATACAACCCACAGATCTCCTATTCCTAGGGACTGATACCAACCTTGAATGAAATTGAAATTAAGATAGTAATTCAAAAAAGGATTGATAAGTATCAGCAGAAAGGCAAAAAAAAGGCTTATCCTCCGTAGTGTTCGCCATCTCATCAGTCTGATCCTCACTAAATCCTCATTTCCAATTACTAACTACTCACACCATATGTTCTAGGTTCTCAATCATTATAGATTTGGATAACAGTTTATGGCCTTCTTGGTCCCTTCAGTAGCACCCAGGCCTTTGTCAGTCATGGGACATGCATGAACGCACATACCACAGCCTGTGCAGTGCTCAGGAACTACCACAGGCCGAAGTTCATCGAGCCTTATGGCCTTATCTTTGAAAGGGCAAACATTGTAACAGGTGCGGCAAAGGGTCTCTCCTCTCCAGGTAATGCAAAGATAACGGTCCACTACTGCTACCCCCATCCTCACAGCTTCCTGCTTGATAGGTCTTAGTGTGCCAGTTGGACATACCTTTACACACTTCATACATAGGTAACATGGTACCCTGTCCACCTTGACAAAAGGCGTTCCTGCCCAAACTCCTGAACGAGCATCCATGGCAAAAATGGTCTTATACGGGCAGACCTCAATACACCTTCCACACCTTATACACTTGGTCGCGAATATCTCTTCAGAGACAGCTCCAGGAGGCCTCAAAAGATTAATTGTAACAGGACTCTTCCAAAGTCTTAAAAAGGATCTTCTCCCAAATGAAAGGCTTTCCCTATTCATTCCTCAATTTCATCCTCGACGTTGAGATAGACGAGATCAACTGAAATTACCCCATCAATTTTTTTTATCTCTTCTACCAGTCCTTCCATTTCATTACTGGTCTTTGTGTCCAAGGTAATAACTATGTTTTCCTCGTGCTGTACTTCCTTGCCATTATCGTCTGCTGGTACATAGACATCACACTGGGAGATGCCACTTAGCTGTTCCATAACTGTATTTCCATTGCCTGGAACAACTGTTACAACAAATCCACCAATAGGCATCTTTTCCTCCACTTCAAAACTCAAAACTTCTAAAATGCTCTCTTCCTCCAACTCAACACTCAAAACTTAAAACTCAACACTTCTATAAAGGTCTTTCTTCCTTCAACTCAACACTCAAAACTCAACACTCAAAACTTCAAAAGGAAGGGGGGACCTAAGCCCCCTCCCCCATCCGTTTTTAAACGGAATTCACTAGGAACGGCTTTAGAGGTTTAGGGCCAGAGACGCGCTTTATGCGCGCTGAACAGATCTTAAATTCAGGCTCTTTAGAGCCTGGATCAAAGGCATCTTTAGTGACACGATTTATCATCCTGTCCTCATGCTGATCATGCCAGTAGACAAACACCATTCCCTTCATCGGGCCTTCCACAACCTTGGCAGGAAGGAGATTCTTTCCCCTACGTGACTCCACAAGCACCATGTCCCCTGGCTTTATTCCAAGTCGAGAGGCATCTTCTGGATTTATCTCAACAAAGGAATAGGGATTTGCGCTCATGAGTTCAGGTATCCTTCCTGTCATACTGGAAGTATGCCAATGGTCAATAATGCGTCCTGTGGAGAGATAAAACGGATATTGGGAGTCAGGTGCCTCTGCAGGGCCTTTGTAAGGCCTTATCCACACCCAAAGCTTTCTGTCCTTATGGGCAGGCCCGTAGAATTGATATGGCTTATCATCCTTTGCGTGCTCATCTGCAAGGGGATCAAGACCTCGAACGAACTTCTTTACAGTGCCGCCCTTAAGAGCATATTCCTTGGTTGGAGCAGGCCACTGAACGCCATCTGGCATTTGCATAAGCACCTCATAAGTAGCTCCTCTAAAGTCGTTGTCTCGTCCCTTTGTCAATTTTTGAGTGTACTCATCCCAAATGGCCTTGGGCAGTTCAAAACCTTCTTCCTTTCCTATAAATGGTTCGACGCACTTCTTAATGACAGGATCATTTAACTCTTTTGAGAGCCTCAAGGCCCACTCTCTTACGATCCACACTTCTGGCTTTGCCTCCCCAGGTGGATCCAGTGCCTTGAGGGTAAGCTGGCTACGCCTTTCTGTACAGCCATAGACTCCTGTCTTTTCAAAATGGAATGCAGTCGGCAGCACAAGATTCGCCACTTCTGTAGTGCGGGTGGGGAATATATCGGTTACGACGATGAAACAGTCCTCTCTCTTCAGCCCTTTTATATATTTGTCTGCATTTGGTAGACTCTGGACAGGACTGGTACAATTTATCCAAATGGTCTTAATCTTTCCATCGTTTATTGCCTGGAACATTGCCATTGTATGATAGCCAGGCTTGGCAGGTATCCTCCCCCTTGGTACTCCCCAGAGGTCTTCTACCTCATGACGGAGCTTATCTATCTCAACTGGCCTATGGGCTGGAAGGATATGACAAAGCCCACCAGCTTCACGTACTCCACCACATGCGTTTGGTTGCCCTGTAAGGGATAGACTATCCGCACCTGGTTTACAGAGCTGTCCTGTGAGGATATGGAGATTATGAATGAGATTGTTGGCCCAAACGCCTCTTATTCGCTGATTGATCCCCATAGTCCAAAGGCTCATAGTCGCAGGAGATGTGGCAAAGATGCGGGCAACCTCTCTTATCAAATCTGGAGTAACATTACCTCCACAAATCTTTGCGGCCTTTTCTGGGCTGTAGGCCTGAAGATGCTTCTTATAGACCTCAAACCCCACTTCCTTCTTTGCTTTTCCAACTCTAAAGGTGGCATAATTAGACAGGAAATCCTTATCATATAGTCCTTCTTCAATAATCACATAGGCCATGGAGTTTAAGAGTGCGAGGTCAGTTCCTGGCTCAAATTGTATGTGAATATCTGCAATACGGGAGGTTGGAGAAATCCTTGGGTCTGCATTGATTACCTTTACCTTATCAGGGTTATCGAGCTTTCGCCTCATAATTCTACGGAATAGGACTGGATGGGCCTCTGCAGTGTTACTGCCAATTATGAAAAAGCAATGGCACTTCTCTATATCCGAATAGCTACCTATTGGCTCATCAGCGCCAAACGATGTGATGTAACCACCCACAGCACTGGCCATGCAAAGCCTTGGATTTCCCTCGACATTATTGGTCTTGAGTCCAGCACGCATGACTTTTTGGAAGAGATAGGTCTCTTCGGTGAGGGCTTGACCAGATCCGTAGTATGCAACAGAATTATTACCGTATTTTTTGACAGAATTTGCAAAGGCCTTTGCAGCAATATCAAGTGCCTCATCCCAGGAAATTTCCTTAAAGGGCTGATCCTTCCTTGCCCTGTAGAGTGGTTTTGTTAGCCTGTCGGGATGGCGAATTAATTTATAAAAGAGCATCCCTTTCATACAGAGATAGCCAAAATTTGTACGTGAATCCTTTACTCCTCTAAGGGCCACAGGCCTTCCGTTTTTCAGCCCGAGATCGACCCTACAACCAACACCACAGAGCCTGCAAGAACCACGAACCCATTTATCCACATCAAAGGCATGGCTTATGCCTTCATTTTTAAAACCAAGGTTGACACCGCAAAAGGAGGCAGCAGTTAAGGCGGCCGTCCTCTTTATGAATTGCCTTCTTGTAAGAGCCATTTAGAACACCTCCTTCCTTTATGCCCTACTTTTTGCCCTTAAATTCATGAGCACTATGGCACGACCAACAGGGCTTGTCCTTTGGACAACGATCCATGACCTCCATGTGACAAATACTGCACTGCGCCACATCTGGGACTACCTTCAGGTCATCATAGCCACCATGACACTGAAAACATCTCACCTGCCCAACGCCGTGAGCGGAGTTATACCACTCCTCATAAATCTCAGGGGTAACGTCTTTGTGACACTCATAACATGGCTGCCTTTTTTCAGACTGGCTGAGTGCAGAATGGCCATTAGGATTTGCGTTTTCTGATGCTGGAGAATTGCCATATTGGGCACATGCACCTATGGAAAAAAAAGAGACTATGCCTATAATAGTCATTTTCACTGTTTTCTTCATACCTTACCTCCACCCTAATTCGATTCGGGCCTCTCCCTCCAAAGGAGAGAAAGACCCGAGTTTCTTGGAGCCTTAGAAACTCACCATGAGTCTTGTCCAAAACACATCTTCGTCGTAACCACCTGCAAGCCCTGGAGCTCTACTTGCTGAACTATTCAATTCATTGTAGTGGGCGTACTTGATTAGACCTTTAACATTCTTATAGAGTGTCTTGACGACAAGAACATCAAACTCGTCTCCATAGGCATCATCGAAGCCACCTACGTTATCATCAGTGCTGTCAAAATAATGATAGACGAGCTTACACTTTGCCCCCATGTACTTGATGGTGACGTCTGCATAGTAGTCGAGAAGGCCATTTACCAGAGAACCGCCATTGGTCCCGATAAACACATCTGCCCATCCATTGAACTTATGAGCAGTTGAAAAGAGGGTATCAAATGGCCTGTCATCAGCGCTATTGGAATCGTCCTGCCCTTCGATGTAGCTAACACCAGCTCCCACAGAGAACATTTTGTTCAGATCCACCCCAAGATAGCCATTGAACATCTGGGCAGAGACATCGATGTCATTATCCTGCCAATCTGTCTGGTAGGCGTAATCAATGGCATACTTAACCATCATTACTTTACCAACTGCGCGAAGCCCATAGGTTGCTAGGTCTCGGGTATCATTTTCAGAATTCAGCAAGTAGCAAAAGGCAGACAACTTATGTCCTTTGATGCCAGTATAGGTTGCATGGAACATCCAAAACCCGTCTAGGTCGTTCTGGGTCAAAAGAATAGTGTTTTGGCGATTGGCATACCCTGCAAATAGAATGACATCCTGAATTGATTCATTTGTAATGGTAACTCCATCAAAGGACTGGGCATTCTGACGCCATCCAATGTTTCCGATGAGCCTGTGATCATCTAGAATTATCTCCTGACGTCCCAGTTTGATGTGTGTCTGAGGAATAAAAGCAAAATCGAGGTACGCCTGATGAACCCGGCTCCCCTCAGGATCAGCTATAACGTCTCTACTCTTCTGCGCTCCACCTTTTAAGTCATTAAAATCCTCTTCTATATTTGTAAGATTCTGCAGCTGAATAAAGGCACTGGTCCCCATAAATTGACCAGTCCTGTAGTTAAGCCTGGTCCTCACATTTAAGCCACTAGCAGGAGAATTGCCTGCTGGATCTTTCAAGTCAGAATACTCATAACTCACCCTTACGGAAGCTGAAAATTTACCGCCTTGAATGGCCTTATAAAAATCATCGATCTCAGTTTGGGCCATGACTTGCTTAGAAGACACCACAAAAAAGGCAAACAAGGCCAAAATCCCCAAAAAAATTGTACTACGTTTCATAATCCTAACCCCTCCTTCTCTTTGTTTTTTGTTATTGTTTTACAAACATCTCCAAAATAGGACTGGAATAAATGAGGTAATAACCAGAGTCAGGTTCATCACTAGAGACACCATCCCCTTTTCCTTTATCTCTCTCACTCCTCAAAAAGGATGTAGTCTGGACTTTAATAGTGGCTATGACCGATCCATTCCCATTTTGGGTTATGTAGTCTTTGTAATTGTTCTCATCTAAGAGCTCTCCATCCGCTGAAAAAAACCAATACAGAGTCTGTCCATGGGCAGTAGTGGTAGGGAACCCGTATCCAAGGGTGAATGATCCGACCAAGTCCTTGATAGCCTTCCGAGACCATACCTTATGGTATTCAGAGATTAAGATCACTAGATTGCTATCTTTTTCTGCGACAATCTGAAGATCTCCATCCTTAAACCTGAAGGTGCCTTCGGCTGTTGGGGGCAAGCTCTGTTCTTCCGCCTTTCTCAACTGTTCTTCACTAAGGGGATAACAAAGCCTGTAGCCTGCTCTTCCAAGATCCAGCTTCTGAATATCCTTTATGAGGCTGTCAGGAATCCTGCTCTCTCCTGCCCAAACAATCGATACTGAGACCAAAATTAGGCACACTGACAACGCTAGGCTTCTTATTCTAGCTTTTCCAGAATCAGTCATTATTTTGAACTCCTGTCCTATAACCTAAATTGGCCAGACCCAAGTAGGTCTGGCCACCTTTTTGTCATACCTTTTAGCACATTACTTCACTAATTAGATTTTTATTGACCATAGCGGAGCTTCTGCTCTTCCTTTATGAGCTTAAGCACCTCTGCACTTCCGCCAGTCCTGGTCCAGATGTGCTCGGGTTTGCTCAAGATCTCCTTAATCATCTTCTTATACTTTTCGCCCTTGCCAGCCTTTTCAGCCCTCTCCTGTACCAATGGGAGGAACTCTGTGTAGAAATGGCGGGCAATCTCGTACATTCCATGCCAGTGCACATAGTCTGGGCCATGCATTGCAGCTGCCATACGGGTACGACGTCCTTCATGATGCCAGATCTCAAACCAGTACCAGCCTATTGGATTCTGGAACTCTGTACCCTTCCAGATCCCGTCTTTCTTGAGTTCTTTTACGAGTTTGAGCCCAGGCTTGATGAACTTGTCATTATAGGTATAGACAAGAGAGTCAAACTGCTGATAGAACTGCTCTACCTGGCTCATGGCATGACAGGACTTACAGACCTCTTGCATGTTCTTGCGGCGTTCTTTCCAACTAATTACCTTCTGGATGCGCTTCTCAACTATTTGCTTGACGAGTTTGTCACCCTTTCTCACATAGACCTTCTGTTTGGCCTTCTGACCAGGCTGAGGAGGTATTTCACCTGGGACGTCGGTTGCTGTACCATCGACAAATATCACTCTGTTGAGCTTCACAGAGAGAGGTGCTCTAAGATTCCATGAAATTCTGTCGCCAACATTGTGGGTGTTCTGGGCAATGGAGCCATTTGCCTTTACATATTGGCCCATATGGCAGGTGGAACATGTTGGAGCGAAGTAATAATCTTTTCCGAGCACCCACTTTCCAGTCTTTAGAATGTCCATGCCATTCATGCCAGGACCACGAATAGCACTGAAGTATGCAATACCATGCTTAGACTCTTCATAGACCTCTTTTTGTGGGTGATCAGGCCCAAGGTGGCACTTACCGCATGCATAGGGCTGGCGCGCGACACTGGCCCTAAATGAATGTTTGGAGTGACATGCGTTACATGTCCCCTTTGTACCGTCAGGATTAATTCTTCCTATGCCACTGTTTGGCCATGTCATCCAGTCAATAAGGGGCGCACCTGTATCATTTTTAAGTGGAGCCCCAACTCTGTCATAAAGCTTCTTTTTCTTTACTTGGCCGTTCTTGTCCCTTACAAGCTTGACAACAGAACCATGGCACTGCCAGCAGCCATTTACCGCATCTGCCTTTGTGGTGGGAATACTGCCAATAACCTCACCAAGGACATTGTCAAGAGAGGCCATAATCTCACCAGCTGTACTATGATGAGAGTTCATCATTTCTTTCAATTCCCTCTCATGACACATGCCACAGTCTCTTGGTGTCATTAGGGTCCTGATATATGCTCCCTCATGCATAAACCCCCATTCGTCACCCTTTTCAGTTGCATGACAGGTGTAGCATCCAATAGGACCTTCCTTTGCTGCAGCATGTGGGGAATTTTCCCACTGAAACACCAACGACTTGTTTTCCTTCAGGTGACACATCACGCATTTCTTGTTAAGCTCTTGCACCTTAGGATTCTTTACATCTTTCGAAAACTCTGTAGTGGCCATGGCCGGCGCTACAGATAGGCAAAAAAAGGCCAATAAACTCAGAAAAAAACCCCTTTTTTTCATACTTCTCCTCCTATCTCTTTTTTGGTCTGGAATTCATTAAAAGATTGACCAGTTATTTTTAATCATCCTTCACCTCATGCCTCTTCCCTCCCTTCCTGTTTTTCTATTAAGAGGCCTCGGCCTCTGGCTTTGCCGGATGCCAAAGTGGAAAGATTTTTGAGAGTATGAAGAGTACCACCAGTGGAAGCGCGAGAATTATTAGACCTGCTAGGAGCCCCTCCTTCCCCAAAAACTCCAGATCAAAGGAGGCATATCCACGACCACTTTTGGAAATTAACTGGCCACCAATTACAACGTTCCAACGCATCAATATCACCTGGAATAGGATCATGACTGAAACAAGTGAGGCAAAAAACTTGAGTGTGGGCGTGCTCACATTGGTAAGGGAAAGCCATGCCAACAACACGAATGGTATCACTGAAAAGACTCCCATTTGAAGCGTCCAGAAAGTAGTATAAAGAGGACCATTAAGGAGCCCTTCT carries:
- a CDS encoding ATP-binding protein — encoded protein: MGRKINIRIKILVGLVAILMSFWVSFLSWTYLQDKRLSIRELDHQALGIYHYIVLSRRWIAKQAGIFIKEGEDSYALLTPTEFTRELADYSQRILPFSIDISIAETDNPEFQPGEFEKKAMQAFSSGAVSHTWTIYEKKNGEKEFWFVAPLYFTNECNSCHVKSNEIIKKAVFGCISIKLPAEKILSSIKQRFLTNLFLFLTTLFLAVVFLWAMLTKLVLTPLDKLSQIAQKVREGDLKARVKIGVSPEWESVAESFNDMITAIEEQNVRLEKAVEDAVSRLKITNEELKKANAYKSAFFSNITHDLKTPITAIKGASEILAKKLQGNPQLLSYVDIIARNVQKLSKMVQDLLICAKLESGRSDLHFEENNICEVIEDSILMLMPIAWDKEVKIHYSVPEKPVLVKSDRAMIDQLFTNLISNAIKFSPKGETVDVTLEVMENKCKIFVEDAGPGIPEDDWEKVFQKFYRAKGATSQEGMGLGLAISKFIVDAHKGEIRVSRSKRGGTLVTVTLPIKSSEHF
- a CDS encoding response regulator transcription factor; translation: MTNWPSGAKILVVEDDKDILTVLKDQLELDGFDVKTALNGKAALEVFIQYNPDLILLDLNLPDIDGLRVCQKIRTHTQETAVIMLTARDRLCDKVRGFETGCDDYIVKPFEYLELQARIKAVLRRKSSTVAKRDVMDFGTIKIFPQRREVKVQGSPIKLTKKEYDLLELFAAHPNKVLKREFIISELWPNKELYSWSRALDVHILRLRHKIEPDPECPRYIITHPGVGYRFRTDESQEEGLSST
- a CDS encoding 4Fe-4S binding protein, producing MRWRTLRRISLFFAFLLILINPFLNYYLNFNFIQGWYQSLGIGDLWVVSPLEGLESILLSKSIYAPLVVGMLLPVVLASLLGRVFCSWICPISFLSETLDVIKRPFSKTRFFKDHLVFPKWLLWFALIGDILLALIAGAPFFVFLSPPGLVGREIMMAVFLHTLAIEGVLVIIVLLLHFFVTRRFFCRYMCPLGGLLALIGSRRRLLVHQNRENCKKCGLCKRACPIGLSPADGETTLPYCWNCGECVDACPTKVLGFRWTKGLLPGFRQS
- a CDS encoding 4Fe-4S dicluster domain-containing protein produces the protein MNRESLSFGRRSFLRLWKSPVTINLLRPPGAVSEEIFATKCIRCGRCIEVCPYKTIFAMDARSGVWAGTPFVKVDRVPCYLCMKCVKVCPTGTLRPIKQEAVRMGVAVVDRYLCITWRGETLCRTCYNVCPFKDKAIRLDELRPVVVPEHCTGCGMCVHACPMTDKGLGATEGTKKAINCYPNL
- a CDS encoding chaperone NapD, which gives rise to MSVELEEESILEVLSFEVEEKMPIGGFVVTVVPGNGNTVMEQLSGISQCDVYVPADDNGKEVQHEENIVITLDTKTSNEMEGLVEEIKKIDGVISVDLVYLNVEDEIEE
- a CDS encoding molybdopterin oxidoreductase family protein — its product is MALTRRQFIKRTAALTAASFCGVNLGFKNEGISHAFDVDKWVRGSCRLCGVGCRVDLGLKNGRPVALRGVKDSRTNFGYLCMKGMLFYKLIRHPDRLTKPLYRARKDQPFKEISWDEALDIAAKAFANSVKKYGNNSVAYYGSGQALTEETYLFQKVMRAGLKTNNVEGNPRLCMASAVGGYITSFGADEPIGSYSDIEKCHCFFIIGSNTAEAHPVLFRRIMRRKLDNPDKVKVINADPRISPTSRIADIHIQFEPGTDLALLNSMAYVIIEEGLYDKDFLSNYATFRVGKAKKEVGFEVYKKHLQAYSPEKAAKICGGNVTPDLIREVARIFATSPATMSLWTMGINQRIRGVWANNLIHNLHILTGQLCKPGADSLSLTGQPNACGGVREAGGLCHILPAHRPVEIDKLRHEVEDLWGVPRGRIPAKPGYHTMAMFQAINDGKIKTIWINCTSPVQSLPNADKYIKGLKREDCFIVVTDIFPTRTTEVANLVLPTAFHFEKTGVYGCTERRSQLTLKALDPPGEAKPEVWIVREWALRLSKELNDPVIKKCVEPFIGKEEGFELPKAIWDEYTQKLTKGRDNDFRGATYEVLMQMPDGVQWPAPTKEYALKGGTVKKFVRGLDPLADEHAKDDKPYQFYGPAHKDRKLWVWIRPYKGPAEAPDSQYPFYLSTGRIIDHWHTSSMTGRIPELMSANPYSFVEINPEDASRLGIKPGDMVLVESRRGKNLLPAKVVEGPMKGMVFVYWHDQHEDRMINRVTKDAFDPGSKEPEFKICSARIKRVSGPKPLKPFLVNSV
- a CDS encoding alginate export family protein, yielding MKRSTIFLGILALFAFFVVSSKQVMAQTEIDDFYKAIQGGKFSASVRVSYEYSDLKDPAGNSPASGLNVRTRLNYRTGQFMGTSAFIQLQNLTNIEEDFNDLKGGAQKSRDVIADPEGSRVHQAYLDFAFIPQTHIKLGRQEIILDDHRLIGNIGWRQNAQSFDGVTITNESIQDVILFAGYANRQNTILLTQNDLDGFWMFHATYTGIKGHKLSAFCYLLNSENDTRDLATYGLRAVGKVMMVKYAIDYAYQTDWQDNDIDVSAQMFNGYLGVDLNKMFSVGAGVSYIEGQDDSNSADDRPFDTLFSTAHKFNGWADVFIGTNGGSLVNGLLDYYADVTIKYMGAKCKLVYHYFDSTDDNVGGFDDAYGDEFDVLVVKTLYKNVKGLIKYAHYNELNSSASRAPGLAGGYDEDVFWTRLMVSF
- a CDS encoding multiheme c-type cytochrome; the protein is MKKRGFFLSLLAFFCLSVAPAMATTEFSKDVKNPKVQELNKKCVMCHLKENKSLVFQWENSPHAAAKEGPIGCYTCHATEKGDEWGFMHEGAYIRTLMTPRDCGMCHERELKEMMNSHHSTAGEIMASLDNVLGEVIGSIPTTKADAVNGCWQCHGSVVKLVRDKNGQVKKKKLYDRVGAPLKNDTGAPLIDWMTWPNSGIGRINPDGTKGTCNACHSKHSFRASVARQPYACGKCHLGPDHPQKEVYEESKHGIAYFSAIRGPGMNGMDILKTGKWVLGKDYYFAPTCSTCHMGQYVKANGSIAQNTHNVGDRISWNLRAPLSVKLNRVIFVDGTATDVPGEIPPQPGQKAKQKVYVRKGDKLVKQIVEKRIQKVISWKERRKNMQEVCKSCHAMSQVEQFYQQFDSLVYTYNDKFIKPGLKLVKELKKDGIWKGTEFQNPIGWYWFEIWHHEGRRTRMAAAMHGPDYVHWHGMYEIARHFYTEFLPLVQERAEKAGKGEKYKKMIKEILSKPEHIWTRTGGSAEVLKLIKEEQKLRYGQ